From Anopheles darlingi chromosome 2, idAnoDarlMG_H_01, whole genome shotgun sequence, the proteins below share one genomic window:
- the LOC125952400 gene encoding uncharacterized protein LOC125952400 isoform X1: MQLPASVSSAIGFCLLLQIVQSAPNDGKYNPRKYNRNGKYVHRGEGDYVEDLSRYKYVHYDDGDRGRYFHIHIPYDGGYGNYEGGHEPYRFPPYDPTGEYAELISKYSQDPFRNNVYDIKKPSIHLEYGVPYLSETNTASSDVRKSLLPGPGTAYLPVAESDLDVRKSLLPGLGTGYLPVLAPEEQGSATGSSERNSKFTPYHTSGEDNHLSLTTASGANSAELRATEEPRSTPASSKEDDKPHTTTDSPPTDDSLHNHPCFATSGPLKLSKA; encoded by the exons GGTTTCTGTCTTTTACTTCAAATCGTTCAGTCGGCACCGAACGATGGAAAGTACAACCCGCGGAAATACAACAGAAACGGAAAATACGTTCACAGAGGCGAAG GAGACTACGTAGAGGATCTCTCACGCTACAAGTATGTGCattacgatgatggtgatcgcgGCAGATACTTCCACATACACATACCGTACGATGGAGGATACGGTAATTACGAGGGAGGACATGAGCCTTACCGTTTTCCACCGTACGATCCGACTGGCGAATATGC CGAGCTAATCAGCAAATACTCCCAGGATCCGTTCAGAAACAATGTGTACGATATCAAGAAACCATCGATCCACCTGGAGTACGGTGTGCCATATCTGTCCGAGACGAACACCGCGTCAAGCGATGTGCGAAAGTCCCTGCTGCCAGGACCGGGCACTGCCTACCTTCCGGTAGCCGAATCCGATCTCGATGTTCGCAAATCATTGCTCCCGGGACTGGGAACCGGCTACCTGCCCGTGTTGGCCCCCGAAGAGCAAGGCTCGGCGACCGGTTCATCGGAACGGAACTCCAAATTcacaccataccataccagTGGCGAAGACAATCACCTCTCATTGACAACTGCCAGTGGAGCGAACAGCGCGGAACTGCGGGCTACTGAGGAACCACGATCGACCCCTGCCAGCTCCAAAGAAGACGATaagccacacaccacaacggACTCCCCACCAACCGATGATTCTCTCCACAATCATCCATGCTTTGCTACGAGCGGACCGCTCAAACTCTCCAAAGCTTGA
- the LOC125952389 gene encoding pupal cuticle protein 36a-like isoform X1, with amino-acid sequence MAVLLTVLISSLIPGLRFDSSSSQLALAMFGCALAQNAVPNDGRYYPEYYETKWDDGRWRPDGRGKYSDGQYRPGGQGGSGGFGAGGGSGGFGAGGSGGFGAGGAGGFGAGGSGALGSRFGNDNSGSSSFGASASSGSDGSGSASAFGAGAGAGGAGAGAGGFGAGGFGAGGLGGGRGSGSGAGQRGKGSGSGSGSGDYEKIKEQVKQFNEDGYYYKYANDNNIEAAETGRIDNRNTDDETLRAKGYYEYVGDDGQKYRVDYVADENGFQPTGDHLPTPPPVPEEIARALEYISSQQRK; translated from the exons ATGGCGGTGCTTCTGACGGTTCTGATCTCCTCACTGATTCCTggccttcgattcgattcgtccTCTTCACAGTTGGCTCTGGCCATGTTCGGTTGCGCGCTGGCGCAGAACGCTGTGCCCAACGATGGCCGCTACTATCCCGAGTACTACGAGACCAAGTGGGATGATGGTCGCTGGCGCCCGGACGGCCGTGGTAAGTACAGCGACGGCCAGTACCGCCCAGGTGGCCAGGGAGGTTCGGGAGgattcggtgccggtggcggttcCGGTGGATTCGGTGCCGGCGGTTCCGGTGGATTCGGTgccggcggtgccggtggattcGGTGCTGGCGGATCTG GTGCCCTCGGAAGCCGATTCGGAAACGATAACTCTGGCAGCAGCTCGTTCGGTGCTAGCGCTAGCAGCGGCTCGGACGGTTCCGGTAGTGCCTCTGCCTTCGGTGCTGGAGcgggtgctggcggtgctggtgctggtgctggtggattcggtgccggtggtttcggtgctgGCGGTCTCGGCGGTGGACGCGGGTCAGGATCGGGCGCTGGACAGCGCGGCAAgggatccggttccggttcgggcTCGGGCGATTACGAGAAGATCAAGGAGCAGGTAAAGCAGTTCAACGAGGACGGTTACTACTACAAGTAcgccaacgacaacaacattGAGGCCGCCGAAACGGGCCGCATCGATAACCGCAACACCGACGATGAGACGCTGCGCGCCAAGGGCTACTACGAGTACGTCGGTGATGATGGCCAGAAGTACCGCGTCGACTATGTTGCCGATGAGAACGGTTTCCAGCCGACCGGTGACCATCTGccgacgccaccaccggtgccggagGAGATCGCCCGTGCCCTCGAGTACATCTCGAGCCAGCAGCGAAAGTAA
- the LOC125952425 gene encoding endocuticle structural glycoprotein ABD-4 yields MKRLVIFALFAIAYGRPQHEQRHEHDPHLHHESTTYIPILKYDKQQGEDGSYKTIYQTGNNIVHEESGYLKDASEDHPNGILVQQGAYSYEAPNGEIIQVQYTADENGFRVQSDSLPTTPPVPPAIQEGLKEIYEGIRRREQEAKNNPKYAEDEARRAQLDYTGQYYNQ; encoded by the exons ATGAAACGGCTG GTAATCTTTGCGTTGTTTGCAATTGCTTACGGGCGACCGCAGCATGAGCAACGGCACGAGCATGACCCACACTTGCATCATGAGTCCACGACTTACATTCCCATTCTGAAGTACGACAAACAGCAGGGAGAAGACGGTAGCTACAAGACGAT CTATCAGACTGGAAACAACATTGTCCATGAAGAGTCCGGATACCTGAAGGATGCTTCCGAGGATCATCCTAATGGAATACTGGTACAGCAGGGTGCCTACTCCTACGAGGCACCGAATGGAGAGATCATCCAGGTGCAGTACACGGCGGACGAAAACGGATTCCGCGTGCAGAGCGACAGCCTCCCAACAACGCCGCCCGTCCCGCCGGCGATCCAGGAAGGTTTGAAGGAAATCTACGAAGGCATCCGACGCCGCGAGCAGGAAGCCAAAAATAATCCCAAATATGCGGAGGATGAAGCCAGACGTGCCCAGCTGGACTACACTGGTCAATACTACAACCAGTAG
- the LOC125952436 gene encoding endocuticle structural glycoprotein ABD-4-like — translation MKLEICLLAACVALSLAAPQRSDAEAEILKQDNNIDPDGQYEYSYETANGIRGQETGTLKRASSPDTSDVIVAAGSISYTAPDGTVVDLSYTADDENGFQPSGAHLPTPPPIPPQIQKALEYLASLPPAPQ, via the exons ATGAAACTG GAAATTTGTCTTCTCGCTGCCTGCGTCGCCCTTAGCCTAGCGGCTCCGCAGAGGTCCGATGCCGAAGCGGAAATACTGAAGCAAGATAACAACATCGATCCGGACGGCCAGTACGAGTACAG TTACGAAACGGCCAACGGTATCCGAGGTCAGGAAACGGGAACCCTCAAGCGTGCGAGCAGCCCCGACACCAGTGATGTAATCGTGGCCGCCGGTTCTATCAGCTACACCGCCCCCGACGGTACCGTCGTCGATCTGAGCTACACGGCCGACGACGAGAATGGATTCCAACCGTCCGGGGCGCACCTTCCAACACCGCCACCCATCCCACCCCAGATCCAGAAGGCACTGGAGTATCTCGCCAGCCTACCACCAGCGCCACAATGA
- the LOC125952389 gene encoding uncharacterized protein LOC125952389 isoform X2: MKCVALLALAMFGCALAQNAVPNDGRYYPEYYETKWDDGRWRPDGRGKYSDGQYRPGGQGGSGGFGAGGGSGGFGAGGSGGFGAGGAGGFGAGGSGALGSRFGNDNSGSSSFGASASSGSDGSGSASAFGAGAGAGGAGAGAGGFGAGGFGAGGLGGGRGSGSGAGQRGKGSGSGSGSGDYEKIKEQVKQFNEDGYYYKYANDNNIEAAETGRIDNRNTDDETLRAKGYYEYVGDDGQKYRVDYVADENGFQPTGDHLPTPPPVPEEIARALEYISSQQRK, from the exons ATGAAGTGTGTTGCACTG TTGGCTCTGGCCATGTTCGGTTGCGCGCTGGCGCAGAACGCTGTGCCCAACGATGGCCGCTACTATCCCGAGTACTACGAGACCAAGTGGGATGATGGTCGCTGGCGCCCGGACGGCCGTGGTAAGTACAGCGACGGCCAGTACCGCCCAGGTGGCCAGGGAGGTTCGGGAGgattcggtgccggtggcggttcCGGTGGATTCGGTGCCGGCGGTTCCGGTGGATTCGGTgccggcggtgccggtggattcGGTGCTGGCGGATCTG GTGCCCTCGGAAGCCGATTCGGAAACGATAACTCTGGCAGCAGCTCGTTCGGTGCTAGCGCTAGCAGCGGCTCGGACGGTTCCGGTAGTGCCTCTGCCTTCGGTGCTGGAGcgggtgctggcggtgctggtgctggtgctggtggattcggtgccggtggtttcggtgctgGCGGTCTCGGCGGTGGACGCGGGTCAGGATCGGGCGCTGGACAGCGCGGCAAgggatccggttccggttcgggcTCGGGCGATTACGAGAAGATCAAGGAGCAGGTAAAGCAGTTCAACGAGGACGGTTACTACTACAAGTAcgccaacgacaacaacattGAGGCCGCCGAAACGGGCCGCATCGATAACCGCAACACCGACGATGAGACGCTGCGCGCCAAGGGCTACTACGAGTACGTCGGTGATGATGGCCAGAAGTACCGCGTCGACTATGTTGCCGATGAGAACGGTTTCCAGCCGACCGGTGACCATCTGccgacgccaccaccggtgccggagGAGATCGCCCGTGCCCTCGAGTACATCTCGAGCCAGCAGCGAAAGTAA
- the LOC125952349 gene encoding putative ATPase N2B, with translation MLLLTKVSISRLLPPTNVVAAAAVRAFSPNAPSQATSSYGKTPREVLQEKLARQEIQPDPHQQRITEALQVVYDSIQTYTPPKPSTGLGKWFGFGRGARKVLDAPKGLYIYGSVGGGKTMLMDMFYDCCVIDRKRRVHFNSFMTDVHGKIHEIKSKHVRDASNSKPQPFDPIKPVAELITEDSWLICFDEFQVTDIADAMILKRLFTYLFDAGVIVVATSNRAPDDLYKNGLQRSNFVPFIGVLKSHCNVVTLDSGVDYRTAALKGESKHYFDKSQGDANPAMDKLFKVLCSQENDMIRPKTFTHFGRNITFAKTCGQVLDSTFEELCDRPHGASDFLQISQFFHTVLIRDIPQLNLKLKSQTRRFITLIDTLYDNRVRLVVSADVPYKMLFSNEKPDDMHTSDEHRMLMDDLKITKESMDASSNLFTGEEELFAFERTVSRLAEMQSAEYWTLWEKHR, from the exons atgttgctgctgacgaaAGTGTCCATTTCGCGCCTGCTGCCGCCTACCAacgtggtggcggcggcagcggtacGCGCCTTCAGCCCCAACGCCCCGTCGCAGGCCACCTCATCGTACGGAAAAACCCCGCGCGAGGTACTGCAGGAGAAGCTGGCCAGACAGGAAATTCAACCCGATCCACACCAGCAACGCATCACCGAGGCTCTGCAGGTAGTGTATGATAGTATTCAAACGTACACCCCTCCTAAACCGAGCACTGGCCTAGGAAAATGGTTCGGCTTCGGGCGGGGCGCGCGGAAGGTATTGGACGCCCCCAAAGGACTCTACATCTACGGCAGTGTCGGGGGCGGCAAAACCATGCTCATGGATATGTTCTACGATTGCTGCGTG ATTGACCGTAAACGACGGGTGCACTTTAATTCCTTCATGACGGACGTGCATGGCAAGATTCACGAAATCAAATCGAAGCACGTGCGAGACgctagcaacagcaaaccgCAACCGTTCGATCCAATTAAACCAGTGGCCGAGCTGATAACGGAGGATTCCTGGCTAATTTGTTTCGATGAGTTTCAG GTTACCGACATTGCCGATGCGATGATCTTGAAGCGGCTGTTCACCTATCTGTTCGATGCCGGGGTGATTGTGGTAGCAACCAGTAACCGTGCCCCCGACGATCTCTACAAAAATGGCCTTCAACGGAGCAACTTTGTTCCGTTCATCGGCGTACTAAAGAGCCACTGTAACGTCGTGACGCTCGACAGTGGCGTCGACTATCGGACTGCCGCGCTCAAGGGCGAAAGCAAGCACTACTTCGA CAAATCACAAGGCGATGCCAATCCCGCAATGGACAAGCTGTTCAAGGTGCTGTGCTCACAGGAGAACGACATGATACGCCCGAAAACGTTTACGCACTTTGGACGTAACATTACTTTCGCCAAAACCTGTGGCCAAGTGCTCGACAGCACATTCGAGGAGCTTTGCGATAGG CCGCACGGTGCTAGTGATTTCCTGCAAATATCGCAGTTCTTTCACACGGTGCTGATACGCGATATTCCTCAGCTCAACCTCAAGCTAAAATCCCAAACGAGACGCTTCATCACACTGATCGACACGCTGTATGACAATCGCGTGAGG TTGGTGGTTTCAGCGGATGTTCCGTACAAGATGctgttttcaaatgaaaagccCGACGATATGCACACGTCCGATGAGCATCGTATGCTGATGGACGATTTGAAGATCACCAAAGAGTCGATGGATGCTAGCTCCAACTTGTTCACAGGCGAGGAGGAACTTTTTGCCTTCGAGCGTACCGTGTCACGGCTGGCCGAGATGCAATCGGCCGAATACTGGACGCTGTGGGAGAAACATCGTTAG
- the LOC125952440 gene encoding cuticle protein CP14.6-like — protein sequence MKTVFALVALSVVAVYAAPAPADADAQAAIVSQTSDVQPDGSFNYAFESANGIKVEDQGTIKSIKVPKLDETGRQIGEDNVQVSVQTGSFQYQAPDGQIITLKYIADENGFQPQGDHLPVAPSA from the exons ATGAAGACCGTATTCGCACTGGTAGCGCTctcggtggtggccgtttatgccgcaccggcaccggccgacGCAGACGCACAGGCGGCCATCGTTAGCCAAACCTCGGACGTGCAGCCGGATGGTTCCTTCAACTATGC GTTCGAGTCGGCGAACGGAATCAAGGTTGAAGATCAGGGAACCATTAAGTCGATCAAGGTACCGAAGCTGGATGAAACCGGACGTCAGATCGGCGAGGACAACGTGCAGGTGTCGGTGCAGACCGGCTCTTTCCAGTACCAGGCCCCGGACGGTCAGATCATCACACTGAA GTACATCGCCGATGAGAACGGTTTCCAGCCGCAGGGTGACCATCTGCCGGTGGCACCCAGTGCGTAA
- the LOC125952426 gene encoding endocuticle structural glycoprotein SgAbd-3-like encodes MMLKLVAVLLTVLSVIAAQKHHQQQQQQHHQQQHHQQPQQQQQQPTTDPRYKQIPIVNVENVLEVDGKFRYSYEGGDGTRAAQDGQQIVVNNQVGTASQGQYTYQGDDGKTYSVTYIADENGYRPIGDHLPTPPPVPAAIARALAHLATLPPKIENGRKF; translated from the exons ATGATGCTGAAGCTCGTTGCAGTACTGCTGACGGTGTTGAGTGTGATCGCAGCCCagaagcatcatcagcagcaacagcaacagcatcatcagcaacagcatcaccaacagccacagcaacagcagcaacaaccgacgaccgatccACGGTACAAGCAGATCCCGATCGTCAACGTGGAGAACGTGCTGGAGGTCGACGGCAAGTTCCGCTACAGCTacgagggtggtgatggtacgcGGGCCGCCCAGGATGGTCAGCAGATCGTGGTGAACAACCAAGTCGGCACCGCCTCCCAGGGCCAGTACACGTACCAG GGAGACGACGGTAAGACCTACTCGGTGACGTACATTGCGGACGAAAATGGATACCGACCGATCGGGGATCATctgccaacgccaccaccagtgccgGCAGCCATTGCCCGCGCCCTTGCCCATCTCGCAACGCTGCCACCGAAGATCGAGAACGGTCGGAAGTTCTAA
- the LOC125952400 gene encoding uncharacterized protein LOC125952400 isoform X2 produces the protein MQLPASVSSAIGFCLLLQIVQSAPNDGKYNPRKYNRNGKYVHRGEDYVEDLSRYKYVHYDDGDRGRYFHIHIPYDGGYGNYEGGHEPYRFPPYDPTGEYAELISKYSQDPFRNNVYDIKKPSIHLEYGVPYLSETNTASSDVRKSLLPGPGTAYLPVAESDLDVRKSLLPGLGTGYLPVLAPEEQGSATGSSERNSKFTPYHTSGEDNHLSLTTASGANSAELRATEEPRSTPASSKEDDKPHTTTDSPPTDDSLHNHPCFATSGPLKLSKA, from the exons GGTTTCTGTCTTTTACTTCAAATCGTTCAGTCGGCACCGAACGATGGAAAGTACAACCCGCGGAAATACAACAGAAACGGAAAATACGTTCACAGAGGCGAAG ACTACGTAGAGGATCTCTCACGCTACAAGTATGTGCattacgatgatggtgatcgcgGCAGATACTTCCACATACACATACCGTACGATGGAGGATACGGTAATTACGAGGGAGGACATGAGCCTTACCGTTTTCCACCGTACGATCCGACTGGCGAATATGC CGAGCTAATCAGCAAATACTCCCAGGATCCGTTCAGAAACAATGTGTACGATATCAAGAAACCATCGATCCACCTGGAGTACGGTGTGCCATATCTGTCCGAGACGAACACCGCGTCAAGCGATGTGCGAAAGTCCCTGCTGCCAGGACCGGGCACTGCCTACCTTCCGGTAGCCGAATCCGATCTCGATGTTCGCAAATCATTGCTCCCGGGACTGGGAACCGGCTACCTGCCCGTGTTGGCCCCCGAAGAGCAAGGCTCGGCGACCGGTTCATCGGAACGGAACTCCAAATTcacaccataccataccagTGGCGAAGACAATCACCTCTCATTGACAACTGCCAGTGGAGCGAACAGCGCGGAACTGCGGGCTACTGAGGAACCACGATCGACCCCTGCCAGCTCCAAAGAAGACGATaagccacacaccacaacggACTCCCCACCAACCGATGATTCTCTCCACAATCATCCATGCTTTGCTACGAGCGGACCGCTCAAACTCTCCAAAGCTTGA